In a genomic window of Methylobacter sp. YRD-M1:
- the rsxG gene encoding electron transport complex subunit RsxG, with translation MKSDPDHIKCLIEEAVTYKELLKRWLEPSNLERLRPRLEFQTGVLAGFALIASLLLGITHCSTHDAIQQRLNEDLQKSLAEVVPSTLHDNDLLQDTVTVPSAEDNLGANETTVYIARKAGQVSAVCFKLAAPDGYSGIINMVIGINRDGEVLGVRVINHAETPGLGDKIEIAKSSWILDFNGRSLLGLTDAQWAVKKDGGVFDQFAGATITPRAVVKTVHRGLQFFNRHRNELIGS, from the coding sequence ATGAAATCTGATCCGGACCACATCAAGTGTCTGATCGAAGAAGCGGTCACCTATAAGGAATTACTGAAACGCTGGCTGGAGCCATCGAACCTTGAACGGCTGAGGCCCAGATTGGAATTTCAGACCGGCGTTCTGGCCGGATTCGCCCTGATCGCCAGCCTTCTGCTCGGCATCACCCACTGCAGCACGCACGATGCCATTCAGCAGCGGCTGAATGAAGATTTACAGAAATCGCTGGCAGAAGTTGTACCGTCGACATTGCATGATAATGATTTACTGCAGGATACGGTAACTGTCCCGTCCGCTGAGGACAACCTGGGCGCGAATGAAACGACCGTTTATATCGCAAGAAAAGCCGGACAAGTAAGCGCGGTTTGTTTCAAGCTTGCTGCGCCTGACGGCTATTCAGGAATAATCAACATGGTCATAGGCATAAACCGCGATGGTGAAGTTCTAGGCGTACGCGTCATCAATCATGCCGAAACACCTGGCTTGGGCGATAAAATCGAGATCGCGAAATCAAGCTGGATACTGGACTTCAATGGCCGGTCGCTGCTTGGCCTCACCGATGCACAATGGGCAGTCAAAAAAGATGGGGGCGTTTTTGACCAGTTTGCCGGAGCAACTATTACGCCCCGCGCGGTTGTAAAAACCGTTCATCGAGGCTTGCAGTTCTTTAACCGGCACCGTAATGAGTTAATCGGCTC